The proteins below come from a single Hirundo rustica isolate bHirRus1 chromosome 6, bHirRus1.pri.v3, whole genome shotgun sequence genomic window:
- the VCPKMT gene encoding protein N-lysine methyltransferase METTL21D, translating into MAGFVRELERRAGPALRLEQRAAGGVGCVVWDAALVLAKFLETGAFLLARRHVLELGAGTGAVGIMAATLGANVTVTDLEELQELLMVNIENNKHLVTGSVRAKVLKWGEDVTEFQPPPDYILMADCIYYEESLEPLLKTLKDLTGPDTCVLCCYEQRTMGKNPEIERKYFELLQRDFELERIPLDRHDEEYRSEDIHIVSIHRKRASFPS; encoded by the exons ATGGCGGGCTTCGTGAGGGAGCTggagcgccgggccgggccggcgctgCGCCTGGAGCAGCGGGCGGCCGGCGGCGTGGGCTGTGTGGTGTGGGACGCCGCGCTGGTGCTCGCCAAGTTCCTGGAGACCGGCGCTTTCCTCCTCGCCCGCCGCCACGTCCTGGAGCTGGGCGCGGGCACCGGGGCCGTCGGTATCATGGCAGCCACGTTGGG AGCGAACGTGACGGTCACagacctggaggagctgcaggagctgttgaTGGTTAATATCGAGAATAACAAGCACCTGGTCACAGGGTCCGTCCGAGCCAAGGTACTGAAATG gggtgAAGATGTAACAGAATTTCAGCCTCCTCCCGATTATATACTCATGGCTGATTGCATTTACTATGAGGAG TCCTTGGAGCCCTTGCTGAAGACCCTGAAGGACCTGACAGGCCCTGACACCTGTGTCCTGTGCTGCTATGAACAGAGGACAATGGGGAAGAACCCTGAAATCGAGAGAAAATACTTTGAA ctgcttcagaggGACTTTGAGCTGGAAAGAATTCCCCTGGACAGGCACGACGAGGAGTATCGGAGCGAAGACATCCACATCGTGAGCATCCACAGGAAGCGGGCG AGTTTCCCATCGTGA